Part of the Gemmatimonadota bacterium genome is shown below.
CAGTTCCCGTCGGATGAAGGGGGCGGCGTGGTCGAGTCCCTCGAGGACGCCCTCGAGATCGCCCTCCGTCTTCGTGGGGTCTGGACGCACGAAGATCCGCGCCATCCAGAGGTCGGGCGTTACATTGACCGCGGTCACCGTGGGGAGCCCCACGCGGGGGTCTCGAACCTCCGTGCGCAAGATTTCGGAGACCTCACGGCGGATCTGCTCATTGAGCCTCGCAAGTCGCCTGTTCGCCATCGCGGGGCCCCAAGGTGTGGAATGTGAGGGGGCCCGCCGGCCCCGGGGTCAGAGGATCTCGCGTTTGGAACGCGATACGACCGCGCCACTTCGCTCCACGACGAACCGGTCGATCTTGTCCGCTACGGACTGGGCGAGGTGCCCGTCGGAAACGACCAGGGCGACAGTGACCTCCGCGCGGTCGTGCTCGTCCTGGTAGCCCGTCTCCGCAACCGAGACGTTGAACCCGTGGCGAAGGCGGTCTTTGAGCGACCGAACGACGGTCCTTTTTCCCTTGAGGGAACG
Proteins encoded:
- the rbfA gene encoding 30S ribosome-binding factor RbfA, producing MANRRLARLNEQIRREVSEILRTEVRDPRVGLPTVTAVNVTPDLWMARIFVRPDPTKTEGDLEGVLEGLDHAAPFIRRELGKVLRARRVPELRFEPDTTMETASRIERILQEVLPHAAGEPDETSGDGEASSAVPEVGDPDAEGEE
- a CDS encoding DUF503 domain-containing protein → MPALSRLQGRPPGRVRSFPGIPSTVLVLTWELRIPGCRSLKGKRTVVRSLKDRLRHGFNVSVAETGYQDEHDRAEVTVALVVSDGHLAQSVADKIDRFVVERSGAVVSRSKREIL